The segment CGACGCGCAGTGCCTGCCAGACCTCGTCGTCGGCGATGTCGAGGCCGAGGGCGACGTTGCCACGGACGGTGTCGTCGAAGATGAACGTGGCCTGGGGCACGAGTGCCGTGAGTCGTGACATTTCGCCCCGGCGCATGTCCCGTACGTCGACATCGTCGAGGGCGACGTGCCCCTCGTCGGGGTCGACGAGCCGGACCAGCAGGGAGGCGAGCGTGGATTTTCCGGACCCGGTGGGTCCGACGAGCGCGACGGTGCGTCCGGGGTCGACGGTGAAGGTGACGTCGTGCAGGACCTGGGTGTGCACGGCCTCCCCGTCCTCGGTGTGGGCGAGGTCGCGGGTGAGCTGCCCGTCGTCGGAGTCCGCCCGGTAGGCGTCGGGATAGGAGAAGGCGACGTCGGTCAGGGCGACGGCGGCGCCGCCGCTGTCGGGGGTGCCGGTGACCGAGCCGTAGGGCATCTCGCCGCGCGCGGTGAGGACCCGCTGGACCCGGTCCCACCCCACCACCGAGCGTGGCAGGTCGCCCAGGAGCATTCCCAGGGACCGAACCGGCATGCTCAGCAGGGTGAAGAGGTAGGCGATCTGGACGATGTCGCCGGGGTCGACCGCGTTGGTGGAGAGGCGCCACACCCCCACCAGGAGCACGGCGAGTACGCCGAGGTTGGGCAGTGCCTCCATGACGGGGTCGAACATGCCGCGCAGGCGCCCGACCCTGATCTGGGTGTCGCGCAGACGGTTGGCCGCGGCCCCGAAGCGTTCGGTCTCGGTGTCCTCCCGACCGAGCGTCTTGACGACGACCGCACCGTCGAAGGACTCGTGGGCGACCTCACTGACCTCGGCGCGCAGGGCCTGCGCGCGGCTGGCGACCGGGGTGACGCGCCGCTGGAACCAGACGTTGGCGACCGCGACGGCGGGAAAGACGACGAAGCCGACGGCCGCGAGCACGGGGTCGGTGACGAGCATCGCGCCGCCCGCGATGAGGAGCATCGCGACGCTGCCGATGGTCATGGGGAGGGGTGCCAGCGGCGACCACGAGGCCTCGACGTCGGCGTTGGCGTTGCTGAGGAGTTGACCTGCGGGGTGTCTGTGGTGCCAGGACAGGGGAAGTCGCAGGTAGCGACGGGCCACCTTGCGGCGGTAGTGCGCCTGCATCCGGTACTGGTGCAGTCCGGCGAAGAAGCGGCGAGCGCCCAGGCCGAGCGCGCGCAATACCCCGACCCCCAGGAGCAGGGCGACGGCGCCCCCCAGCAGCGCCGGGGTGGTCTCGCCGGAGTCGAAGGCGGGCAGGAGCACGGAGTCGGTGACATAGCCGAGCACGGAGGCCAGGGCCACCCCGACCGCGGCGTGGAGCACGCTGCCGGCCACCGCGATCCAGAAGACCAGCGGCTCGGTCCGCGCGGACACCCACAGCACCCGCACGCCACGCAGGAAGACGCGGGGGTCGGAGCCGGGCGGGGAGGATGGAGTGTCGTCCGCCAACCGTGCCATGCGCGCCCCCTCGCAGAAGTCCTCGAATCACCCGTGTCCACGCTACTGACGTTCCGGAGCGCGCACACTCCAGGTGTCAGCGTCGGACGAACCGTGGGTATTCCGCCGCGCGAGGAACGAATGACTCCCCGAACGCGCCGAAACG is part of the Spiractinospora alimapuensis genome and harbors:
- a CDS encoding ABC transporter ATP-binding protein, giving the protein MARLADDTPSSPPGSDPRVFLRGVRVLWVSARTEPLVFWIAVAGSVLHAAVGVALASVLGYVTDSVLLPAFDSGETTPALLGGAVALLLGVGVLRALGLGARRFFAGLHQYRMQAHYRRKVARRYLRLPLSWHHRHPAGQLLSNANADVEASWSPLAPLPMTIGSVAMLLIAGGAMLVTDPVLAAVGFVVFPAVAVANVWFQRRVTPVASRAQALRAEVSEVAHESFDGAVVVKTLGREDTETERFGAAANRLRDTQIRVGRLRGMFDPVMEALPNLGVLAVLLVGVWRLSTNAVDPGDIVQIAYLFTLLSMPVRSLGMLLGDLPRSVVGWDRVQRVLTARGEMPYGSVTGTPDSGGAAVALTDVAFSYPDAYRADSDDGQLTRDLAHTEDGEAVHTQVLHDVTFTVDPGRTVALVGPTGSGKSTLASLLVRLVDPDEGHVALDDVDVRDMRRGEMSRLTALVPQATFIFDDTVRGNVALGLDIADDEVWQALRVARADGFVAELPRGLDTPLGERGTSLSGGQRQRLALARAAVRRPRLLVLDDATSAVDPRVEAEILAGLREAAAGATLVVVAYRRATIELADEVLYMEDGTVRARGTHPELLASSPGYRDLVTAYERAAEEREAQRESDADVPRDHAEMEGDAL